In Molothrus aeneus isolate 106 chromosome 31, BPBGC_Maene_1.0, whole genome shotgun sequence, the genomic stretch ACCGTGTTTGTCACCTTCGCCGCCaaggagggcaggaaggggacGCTGAGCACCGGAGAGTTCAAGGAGCTGGTGCGGCTCCAGCTGCCCAACATGATGAAGGTGAGGGGGGCGGCAGCAGCGCCGTGGGGatcccccggtgtcccccggaACCGCGGGGCTGCTCCCGGTGCCCCGAGGGTCCCCCTGAACCGCGGGGCtgctcccgggggtccctgtgAACCGTGGGGCTGCCTCCCGGTCTTCTGGGGGTCCCCCTGAACCGCGGGGCTGCTCCTGATCCCCCGGGGGTCCCCTCGGTGCTGCTCCCGGTCCCCCGAGGGTCCCCCTGAACAGGGACGGGCATTGGCCAAAATAACCCCGAGCCCACCCCGTGCCAagcggggacagaggggacagggacgggacTGGCACGGAGGGAGTGTCCGAGGTGCATTCCGAGCCCCAGGAACCCTTGGGGACAGCGGGATCGGGGGTGAACCCCAGTTCTGGGGGATCCCggaccctgcagggctggagattCCCAGAAGTGCCCCGGGGGTCCCCCTGAACGGCGGGGCtgctcccgggggtccctgtgAACCGTGGGGCGGCTCCCGGTCTTCTGGGGGTCCCCTGAACCGGGGGGATGCTCCCGATGCTCTGGGGGTCCCCCTGAACCGGTGCCCCGGGGGTCCCCCTGACCCGCGGTTCTGTCCCGGTCCCcccggggctggcagcccctgctccccccgTGCCCATCCCGGTTTCTGGGGGGCTCCAAGAGGCCGAGCCGCCCTCCTGTGTGCCCCCCCCGGCAGGACGTGCCCTCCCTGGAGGAGAAGATGAGCGAGCTGGACGTGAACAACGACGAGGAGCTGAGATTCGGGGAGTTCTGGCGGCTGATCGGGGAGCTGGCCAAGGCCGTGCGCAGGGACAAGGCGGCCAAGAAGTGACCGGGGgcctctggaaaataaaaaaaggtttccCTGAGCCTGAGCATCGCTGCTGTTCTTGCTGGGGGGCTCCTGATTTGAGCCCCCATCTCCTGGTGGGGATtggggtgctggtttggggtcACTCCGTGACGGACGGGGCCGTTCCCAAATCGCCCTGGCACCGGTCTGGCTTTTGGGGCCTGGCTTTTGGGGCCTGGCTTTTGGGGTCTGGTTTTTGGGGTCTGGTTTTTGGAGTCTGGCTTTTGGAGTCTGGTTTTTGGGGCCTGGCTTTTGGGGCCTGGCTTTTGGGGTGCCACCCTGCACCCCACAAACGCCTTCCTGCCGCGCTGGGGGGTGCGtggggggcagagctggggctgtggccgGGGTGGGGCTCGGGAGATGCCCGGCAGCGATGCCGCGGTGGTCACAGTGGtcaccagctcctctgcagggtctggggtggcacaggggggcACATCCCGGCTGGGGAATATCCCGAATATTCGTCCCCCGAATCCGGCGCTGCTGGGGCCGGCGGGATCCCGGCCTGGGCTCGCAGTGCCGTTCCCACGCGGTGCCAGCCCCGATGGGATGAGGAGCCGTCGGTGTGGCCGGGAAGGAGGCGTTTCCCGGCCCCAACGCTGGCGCCGGGCCAGGCTCTCCCAAATGAGGCGCCTTGCACCACGGAGCTCCCACTCACACCTGGCCCGGTATAAaaccccggccccgccgcagcccGCGCACACCCGGGACAGCCCGAGCTGCAGGTAAGTGCCACGGGGTGGGACCGGGGGGATTTGTGCGCCTCGGGCCCCTCCGCTCCCACGCTCGGCTCTGCCACGACTTGCGGGGACGCCGGGGACGTGTCCCGGCAGCTCCAGAGCCGCATCCCGGGGCTCCTTCCgcggtgaggaggaggaggagtcctggcgctggagcaggggaagctcCCCCAGAACCCAGAGCTGAGCTTGGATTCCTT encodes the following:
- the S100A13 gene encoding protein S100-A13, giving the protein MAELPERTERTEASDATELTELEAAIERIVTVFVTFAAKEGRKGTLSTGEFKELVRLQLPNMMKDVPSLEEKMSELDVNNDEELRFGEFWRLIGELAKAVRRDKAAKK